The following coding sequences lie in one Klebsiella huaxiensis genomic window:
- the ybiX gene encoding PKHD-type hydroxylase YbiX has translation MMYHIPAVLSPQEVDYFTAQLQQADWVDGRVTTGDQGAQVKNNQQVDTRSSLYGELQATVVAALNRNSLFFAAALPKTLSSPLFNRYQQSETYGFHVDGAVRSQAQGGWMRTDLSATLFLSAPESYEGGELVVNDTYGQHSVKLPAGDLVLYPSSSLHCVTPVTVGTRVASFLWIQSMIRDDKHRAMLFELDGNIQKLKSRHGESDEVLSLLNLYHNLLREWSEI, from the coding sequence ATGATGTACCATATCCCCGCCGTCCTTAGCCCACAGGAAGTGGACTATTTCACCGCCCAGCTCCAACAAGCCGATTGGGTTGACGGCCGCGTAACTACTGGCGATCAGGGCGCTCAGGTCAAAAATAACCAGCAGGTAGACACCCGCAGCAGCTTGTATGGCGAACTTCAGGCAACGGTCGTCGCAGCGCTGAATCGCAATTCGCTGTTTTTTGCCGCCGCGCTACCGAAAACCCTTTCCAGCCCGCTGTTTAACCGCTATCAGCAGAGTGAAACTTATGGATTTCACGTTGATGGTGCGGTGCGCAGTCAGGCCCAGGGCGGCTGGATGCGTACCGATCTCTCCGCCACCCTCTTTTTATCCGCCCCGGAAAGCTACGAGGGCGGCGAGCTGGTGGTTAACGACACCTACGGCCAGCACTCGGTTAAGCTCCCGGCTGGCGACCTGGTACTCTATCCTTCAAGTAGCCTGCACTGCGTCACTCCCGTTACAGTGGGTACCCGCGTGGCCTCGTTCTTATGGATTCAATCCATGATCCGCGACGATAAGCACCGCGCCATGCTGTTTGAGCTGGATGGTAATATTCAGAAGTTAAAAAGCCGCCATGGTGAAAGCGACGAAGTGCTGTCTCTGCTAAATCTGTACCATAACCTGCTGCGCGAATGGTCAGAGATCTGA
- a CDS encoding DksA/TraR family C4-type zinc finger protein translates to MASGWANDDAVQEQIDSTINDAIARARNELSSGESNKFCEECGEPIPEARRQAVAGVRYCVKCQQDKDLHNNTFSGYNRRGSKDSQLR, encoded by the coding sequence ATGGCATCAGGCTGGGCAAATGACGACGCCGTGCAGGAGCAAATCGACAGCACTATTAATGATGCCATCGCGCGGGCGCGAAATGAGCTTTCATCGGGTGAAAGCAACAAATTTTGTGAAGAGTGCGGAGAGCCGATTCCGGAAGCGCGTCGGCAAGCGGTTGCGGGGGTGAGATACTGCGTAAAATGCCAACAAGATAAAGATTTACATAACAATACATTTTCAGGATATAATCGCCGCGGATCTAAAGATAGCCAGCTTCGCTGA
- the ybiJ gene encoding DUF1471 family protein YbiJ, which produces MKTIKYAAAAIALSALSFGAFAAQPVTSAQAESMNKIGVVSAEGATTLDGLEAKLAEKAEAAGATGYSITSANTANKISGTAVIYK; this is translated from the coding sequence ATGAAAACTATCAAATATGCTGCCGCCGCCATCGCCCTTTCCGCTCTGTCCTTTGGTGCTTTCGCCGCTCAGCCGGTAACATCGGCTCAGGCAGAAAGCATGAACAAAATCGGTGTGGTTTCCGCTGAAGGCGCAACGACGCTGGATGGTCTGGAAGCTAAGCTGGCAGAGAAAGCCGAAGCCGCTGGCGCAACCGGCTACAGCATCACCTCTGCTAACACCGCTAACAAAATTAGCGGTACCGCGGTTATCTATAAATAA
- a CDS encoding NCS2 family permease, which translates to MKNERSENIHQSVGSLSHFFKLQQHNTCVRTEVIAGLTTFLTMVYIVFVNPQILAAAHMDAKVVFVTTCLIAGIGSIAMGLIANLPVALAPAMGLNAFFAFVVVGAMGMSWQTAMGAIFWGAVGLFLLTLFRIRYWMIANIPISLRIGITSGIGLFIAMMGLKNSGVIVANKDTLVAIGDLSSHSVLLGIVGFFIIAVLSSRNFHAAVLVSIVVTSCCGLFFGDVHFNGVYSTPSGISGVIGEVDIRGALSLDLAGIIFSFMLINLFDSSGTLIGVTDKAGLIGKEGKFPNMHKALYVDSLSSVAGAFIGTSSVTAYIESTAGVSVGGRTGLTAVVVGVLFLLVMFFSPLAEIVPGYATAGALIFVGVLMTSSLARIDWDDFTESVPAFITAVMMPFTFSITEGIALGFLAYCIMKIFCGRWRELNLCVIAVAMLFALKIILVD; encoded by the coding sequence ATGAAAAATGAACGCAGCGAAAACATTCATCAGAGTGTAGGCAGTCTTTCCCATTTTTTTAAACTACAGCAGCATAATACCTGTGTGCGCACAGAGGTGATAGCTGGGCTCACTACGTTTTTAACGATGGTTTATATCGTCTTTGTTAATCCGCAAATTTTAGCTGCAGCGCATATGGATGCGAAGGTCGTTTTTGTCACCACCTGTTTGATTGCCGGTATTGGTAGCATTGCCATGGGGCTTATTGCAAATCTTCCTGTTGCGCTGGCACCAGCAATGGGGCTAAACGCCTTTTTCGCCTTTGTGGTTGTTGGGGCGATGGGGATGAGCTGGCAGACAGCGATGGGCGCAATATTCTGGGGCGCTGTTGGGTTGTTTTTATTAACGCTTTTTCGCATTCGTTACTGGATGATTGCAAACATCCCAATAAGTTTGCGCATAGGTATCACCAGTGGAATAGGGTTGTTTATTGCAATGATGGGGCTGAAAAATTCAGGTGTCATTGTTGCAAATAAAGATACGTTAGTTGCCATTGGCGACTTGAGTTCGCATAGCGTGTTATTAGGGATTGTTGGTTTTTTTATTATTGCCGTTCTCTCTTCACGAAACTTCCATGCCGCAGTGCTGGTTTCAATTGTCGTCACATCATGTTGTGGTTTATTTTTTGGCGATGTTCATTTTAATGGTGTTTATTCTACTCCATCTGGTATTAGCGGGGTGATTGGCGAAGTGGATATACGAGGTGCCCTATCGCTGGATCTGGCTGGTATTATTTTCTCATTCATGCTGATTAATCTATTTGATTCTTCAGGGACGCTAATCGGCGTGACGGATAAAGCGGGTTTAATTGGCAAAGAGGGTAAATTCCCTAATATGCATAAGGCGCTGTATGTTGACAGTTTGAGTTCAGTGGCCGGTGCTTTTATTGGTACTTCATCGGTGACCGCTTATATCGAAAGTACGGCCGGTGTGTCGGTGGGAGGCCGGACCGGTCTTACAGCGGTGGTTGTCGGCGTTTTGTTTTTGCTGGTGATGTTTTTTTCGCCGCTGGCTGAAATAGTGCCGGGATATGCAACGGCTGGAGCCTTAATTTTCGTTGGCGTGTTGATGACATCCAGCCTCGCCCGTATTGACTGGGATGATTTTACCGAGTCAGTTCCGGCTTTTATTACGGCGGTAATGATGCCTTTCACGTTCTCTATCACCGAGGGGATTGCGCTTGGTTTTCTGGCTTACTGCATTATGAAGATCTTCTGTGGAAGATGGCGTGAGCTGAATCTGTGCGTCATTGCGGTTGCGATGCTGTTTGCGTTGAAAATTATTCTTGTTGATTAA
- the adeD gene encoding adenine deaminase, giving the protein MINKINFKYHQISRQNRQELLAVSRSEGVADYIIDNVTVLDLINGGSFAGPIVIKNQHIAGIGPEYADAPAHQRVDARGATAVPGFVDAHLHIESSMMTPVAFETATLPRGLTTIVCDPHEIVNVMGESGFAWFIRCAELAQQNQYIQVSSCVPALKGCDLNGADFTLEQMLRWRDHPLVTGLAEVMDYPGVIAGEREIADKIDAFRTLTIDGHCPGLSSKALNAYVAAGIENCHESYSQQEGREKLRAGMGLMIREGSAARNLDSLAPLINEMNSPQCMLCTDDRNPWEIAHEGHIDALIRRLINQHNVPLHVAYRIASWSAARHFGLKHLGLLAPGKQADIVLLSNPQQVEVQQVFIKGTPVDEHALLRAESATLAKTHPPLGNTVVRQPVSPADFAFNFTPGRRYRVIEVIPNELITGNGESLYTGEGFDREDICFISVLERYGKQTPPACGLLSGFGLREGALAATVSHDSHNIVVIGRRAQEMATAVNQVISTGGGLCVVHNNQVMAHLPLPVAGLMSTETAQTLAQQIGSLKAAGKLCGTLPDEPFIQMAFLSLPVIPALKLTSQGLFDGSKFDFTSLEITE; this is encoded by the coding sequence ATGATAAATAAAATTAACTTTAAATATCACCAGATTAGTCGTCAAAACAGACAAGAATTGCTCGCCGTATCACGTAGCGAGGGTGTTGCAGATTATATTATTGATAATGTCACTGTACTTGATTTAATTAATGGCGGGAGTTTCGCAGGCCCCATAGTGATAAAAAACCAGCATATTGCCGGTATTGGCCCAGAGTATGCCGATGCCCCGGCTCACCAGCGTGTCGATGCCCGCGGAGCAACAGCAGTACCAGGCTTTGTTGATGCCCATTTGCATATTGAGTCGAGCATGATGACCCCCGTAGCTTTTGAAACGGCAACTCTGCCGCGCGGCCTGACAACCATCGTTTGCGATCCCCATGAAATCGTCAATGTGATGGGGGAATCCGGCTTCGCCTGGTTTATTCGCTGTGCCGAGCTGGCCCAACAAAATCAGTATATTCAGGTTAGCTCCTGCGTCCCTGCCCTGAAAGGTTGCGATTTAAACGGTGCCGACTTTACCCTTGAACAAATGCTCCGCTGGCGCGACCATCCCCTGGTCACCGGGCTCGCGGAGGTAATGGACTATCCCGGCGTTATCGCCGGAGAGCGTGAAATTGCGGATAAAATAGACGCGTTTCGTACTCTGACGATTGACGGTCATTGCCCGGGACTGAGCAGCAAAGCGCTTAATGCATATGTTGCCGCTGGCATCGAAAATTGCCATGAAAGCTATTCTCAACAAGAGGGCCGCGAAAAGCTACGGGCGGGAATGGGATTAATGATCCGTGAAGGATCCGCTGCGCGAAATCTCGATTCGCTCGCGCCGTTAATCAATGAAATGAACAGCCCACAATGTATGCTTTGTACCGACGATCGTAACCCCTGGGAAATTGCCCATGAAGGTCATATCGACGCGCTTATCCGCCGCCTTATTAACCAACACAATGTACCGCTACATGTCGCTTACCGTATTGCCAGCTGGTCAGCCGCGCGCCATTTCGGCCTGAAACATCTCGGACTGCTGGCACCGGGAAAACAAGCGGATATCGTCCTGCTTAGCAATCCTCAGCAAGTTGAGGTACAGCAAGTGTTTATTAAGGGAACTCCTGTCGATGAACACGCATTACTGCGCGCCGAGTCTGCAACGTTAGCAAAAACGCATCCTCCCTTAGGCAACACGGTTGTACGCCAGCCGGTATCCCCCGCCGACTTTGCCTTCAATTTCACTCCCGGCAGGCGCTATCGCGTGATTGAGGTCATTCCTAACGAGCTGATCACCGGCAATGGAGAGAGCCTGTATACCGGGGAAGGGTTTGATCGAGAAGATATCTGCTTTATCAGCGTTCTGGAACGTTATGGCAAGCAAACGCCGCCCGCCTGCGGTCTACTGAGCGGCTTTGGTTTACGTGAAGGGGCACTGGCGGCAACCGTTAGCCATGACAGCCATAACATCGTTGTTATTGGCCGTCGCGCGCAAGAAATGGCCACGGCGGTAAATCAGGTTATCTCAACCGGCGGTGGATTGTGCGTCGTCCATAATAACCAGGTCATGGCTCATTTGCCGCTACCTGTCGCCGGGTTAATGAGCACCGAAACGGCACAAACGCTGGCGCAGCAAATAGGTTCGCTCAAAGCCGCAGGTAAACTCTGCGGCACTCTTCCCGACGAACCTTTTATCCAGATGGCGTTTTTATCACTACCGGTTATCCCAGCGCTCAAGCTAACCAGCCAGGGGCTCTTTGATGGCAGTAAATTCGATTTCACTTCGTTGGAAATCACTGAGTAA
- the ybiB gene encoding DNA-binding protein YbiB — MDYSKIIKEVGRGKNHARDLDVEMARTLYSRMLNGEVPELELGGILIALRIKGEGEAEMKGFYEAMQQQTLSLTPPVGKPMPIVIPSYNGARKQANLTPLIAILLHKLGFPVVVHGVSHDPTRVLTETIFELMGIPATLHEGQAQARLDIHQPVYIPIGVLCPALEKQLSIRWRMGVRNSAHTLAKLATPFAEDAALRLSSVSHPEYVTRVAKFFTEIGGRALLMHGTEGEVYANPQRCPQISLIDAEGTRVLNERQDIGTAQAVALPESKDPEVTARWIERCVTGREPLPLSLRIQLACCLVAAGETATLEQGLAKVAEHW, encoded by the coding sequence ATGGACTACAGCAAGATCATTAAAGAAGTAGGGCGGGGGAAAAACCACGCCCGTGACCTGGATGTCGAAATGGCCCGCACGCTCTATTCGCGGATGCTTAACGGCGAAGTGCCCGAGCTCGAACTGGGCGGCATTCTTATTGCCCTGCGCATCAAGGGTGAAGGCGAAGCGGAGATGAAGGGCTTCTACGAGGCGATGCAGCAGCAGACGCTAAGCCTGACGCCGCCGGTGGGTAAACCTATGCCGATCGTTATCCCCAGCTATAACGGTGCGCGCAAACAGGCAAACCTGACCCCGCTGATCGCCATCCTGCTGCACAAACTCGGTTTCCCGGTGGTGGTGCACGGCGTGAGTCATGATCCAACCCGCGTGCTCACTGAAACGATTTTCGAGCTGATGGGGATTCCGGCCACGCTACACGAGGGTCAGGCCCAGGCGCGATTGGACATCCATCAGCCGGTTTACATCCCGATAGGTGTGCTTTGTCCAGCGCTGGAGAAACAGTTATCGATACGCTGGCGTATGGGCGTGCGCAACAGTGCGCACACGCTGGCCAAGCTGGCGACGCCGTTCGCGGAAGATGCGGCGCTGCGTCTGTCGAGCGTCTCTCATCCTGAATACGTCACTCGAGTGGCGAAATTCTTTACTGAAATCGGCGGTCGGGCATTGCTGATGCACGGTACTGAAGGCGAAGTCTATGCTAACCCGCAACGCTGCCCGCAGATTAGCCTGATTGATGCAGAAGGAACGCGTGTGCTGAACGAGCGTCAGGATATTGGTACAGCACAGGCTGTTGCGCTACCAGAGTCAAAAGACCCGGAGGTGACCGCACGCTGGATTGAACGCTGTGTGACAGGGCGCGAACCGCTACCCCTGTCGCTGAGAATCCAGCTGGCCTGCTGTCTGGTGGCTGCCGGGGAAACAGCCACTCTGGAACAGGGGCTGGCGAAAGTGGCTGAGCACTGGTAA
- the dinG gene encoding ATP-dependent DNA helicase DinG, with translation MALTAALKAQIAAWYKALQEQIPDFIPRPPQRQMIADVAKTLAGEEGRHLAIEAPTGVGKTLSYLIPGIAIAREEQKTLVVSTANVALQDQIYSKDLPLLRKIIPDLRFTAAFGRGRYVCTRNLAALASTDPTQQDLLAFLDDDLTPNNQAEQKLCATLKTDLDSYKWDGLRDHTDKNIDDSLWSRLSTDKASCLNRNCHYYRECPFFVARREIQEAEVVVANHALVMAAMESEAVLPDPKNLLLVLDEGHHLPDVARDALEMSAEITAPWYRLQLDLFTKLVATCMEQFRPKTTPPLANPERLNAHCEELFELISSLNNILNLYMPAGQEAEHRFPMGELPQEVMEICQRLAKLTETLRGLAELFLNDLGEKTGSHDVVRLHRVLLQMNRALGMFESQSKLWRLASLAQSSGAPVTKWATRDLRDGQMHIWFHCVGIRVSDQLERLLWRSVPHIVVTSATLRSLNSFSRLQEMSGLKEKAGDRFVALDSPFNHVEQGKIVIPQMYYEPLIDHEEQHIAEMAAYFREQVESKKHLGMLVLFASGRAMQRFLEHVTDLRLLLLVQGDKPRYRLVEVHRKRVEGGERSVLVGLQSFAEGLDLKGELLSQVHIHKIAFPPIDSPVVITEGEWLKSLNRYPFEVQSLPSASFNLIQQVGRLIRSHSCWGEVVIYDKRLLTKNYGQRLLNALPVFPIEQPTVPEVIVKTKAKPTRRKRR, from the coding sequence ATGGCTTTGACCGCTGCGCTAAAAGCGCAAATCGCCGCCTGGTATAAGGCGCTTCAGGAACAGATTCCGGACTTTATTCCCCGTCCCCCGCAGCGGCAGATGATCGCCGATGTCGCGAAGACGCTTGCCGGGGAAGAGGGGCGACATCTGGCGATTGAGGCTCCCACTGGCGTCGGCAAAACCTTGTCATACCTGATCCCCGGCATCGCGATTGCCCGTGAAGAGCAAAAAACGCTGGTAGTCAGCACCGCCAACGTGGCGTTGCAGGACCAGATCTACAGTAAAGACCTGCCGCTGCTGCGTAAAATTATTCCCGACCTACGATTTACCGCCGCCTTTGGTCGTGGGCGCTACGTTTGTACGCGTAACCTGGCCGCTCTCGCCAGTACGGACCCGACACAGCAGGACCTGCTCGCCTTCCTTGATGACGACCTCACACCGAATAACCAGGCGGAGCAGAAGTTGTGCGCGACGCTTAAAACGGATCTTGATAGTTATAAATGGGATGGCCTGCGCGATCACACCGATAAAAACATAGATGATTCGCTGTGGAGCCGTCTGAGCACCGATAAAGCCAGCTGCCTGAACCGCAACTGCCACTATTATCGCGAATGCCCATTTTTCGTCGCCCGGCGAGAAATTCAGGAAGCCGAAGTGGTGGTGGCAAACCATGCACTGGTCATGGCGGCAATGGAGAGCGAGGCGGTGCTGCCGGATCCGAAGAATTTACTGCTGGTGCTTGATGAAGGTCACCATCTGCCGGATGTCGCCCGTGATGCGCTGGAAATGAGCGCTGAAATCACCGCTCCGTGGTATCGCCTGCAGTTGGATCTGTTCACCAAGCTGGTCGCCACCTGCATGGAACAGTTCCGGCCTAAAACCACACCACCATTGGCGAATCCTGAGCGCCTGAACGCGCACTGCGAGGAGCTGTTTGAGCTTATCTCCTCGCTAAATAATATTCTTAACCTGTATATGCCTGCGGGTCAGGAAGCGGAACACCGCTTTCCAATGGGCGAGCTGCCGCAGGAAGTCATGGAGATCTGCCAGCGGCTGGCGAAGCTGACGGAAACGTTGCGCGGGCTGGCGGAGCTGTTCCTCAACGACCTTGGCGAAAAAACAGGCAGTCATGATGTGGTGCGTCTACACCGGGTTCTGCTGCAGATGAACCGCGCGCTGGGGATGTTTGAGAGTCAGAGCAAACTGTGGCGTCTGGCATCGTTGGCGCAGTCTTCAGGCGCGCCGGTGACCAAATGGGCCACCCGCGACCTGCGTGACGGTCAGATGCATATCTGGTTCCACTGCGTGGGGATCCGCGTCAGCGATCAGCTGGAAAGGCTGCTCTGGCGCAGCGTCCCACATATTGTTGTCACTTCGGCGACGCTACGTTCGCTGAATAGCTTTTCTCGCTTGCAGGAGATGAGCGGACTGAAAGAGAAGGCGGGAGACCGCTTTGTGGCGCTGGATTCACCGTTTAACCACGTCGAACAGGGTAAAATTGTCATCCCGCAGATGTACTACGAACCGCTTATTGACCACGAAGAACAGCATATCGCCGAGATGGCGGCATACTTCCGCGAGCAGGTTGAGAGTAAAAAGCATCTTGGCATGCTGGTGCTGTTTGCCAGCGGAAGAGCGATGCAGCGTTTTCTTGAGCACGTGACCGATTTGCGCTTGCTGCTGCTGGTGCAGGGTGATAAGCCGCGCTATCGGCTGGTGGAAGTGCACCGTAAGCGCGTTGAAGGTGGAGAACGAAGCGTACTGGTCGGGCTGCAATCCTTCGCCGAAGGACTCGATTTAAAAGGCGAGCTGCTGAGCCAGGTTCATATCCACAAAATCGCCTTCCCGCCGATAGACAGCCCGGTGGTGATTACCGAAGGCGAATGGCTCAAAAGCCTCAATCGCTATCCGTTCGAAGTTCAAAGTCTGCCGAGTGCTTCCTTCAACCTGATTCAGCAGGTGGGACGCCTGATCCGTAGCCATAGCTGCTGGGGGGAAGTGGTGATTTACGATAAGCGATTGTTGACCAAAAACTACGGCCAACGCTTATTGAACGCATTACCCGTATTTCCGATAGAGCAGCCTACCGTCCCTGAGGTTATAGTAAAAACTAAAGCAAAACCGACGCGTCGCAAACGGCGTTAA